Part of the Paracoccus zhejiangensis genome, TGTCTGACACAACGGCAGTCGGTGGCCGCATATGCCTCAGCGCAGTCAGGCGAGGCTGATGAAGACGCGCTCTGGTTCGTCGCCCTCGGCGCGGTCCGCCGGGCGCAGCGCGCGATAGGCGTGCCAAGTGCCGTGGCCCAACAGCGGGAAGACCAGGATCAGGCCCAGAAGCCCGGTCGCGATGCAGACCAGGAACAGCCCCAGCACGATGGCGCCCCAGGCGATCATCACCGAGAGGTTGTTCCAGACCATGGCCATGCTGATGCCCAGGGCCGAGAGCGCGTCGGTGCGTTCCTCCAGCAGCATCGGCACGGCGAAGACACTGATCGCAAAGGAAAAGGCCGCGAACAGCGCACCGACCGCACCACCGATCACGATCAGCGCCCAGCCTTGGGGCGTGGTGAACAGCCAGGGCAGGATCTCGTCGATGCCGGGGAAGGGGCGCACGCCGAAGAACAGCGCCCAAAGCAGCACCGCCGCGCGGTTCCACAGCAGGAACAGCATCAGCAGGATCACCCCCATGAAGCTGGTCGAGACGAAGGACCGGGGCCGCACGAACAGCATCTCGGCAAGGCTGGTCTCGCGGCCCTTTTCAAGGTTGCGGCTTTTGACATAAAGCCCGTTGGCGACCAGCGGGCCGATCACCATGAAGCCGGCCAGCGCGGGGAACAGCGCGTAGTCCAGTTCCAGCCGGAACAGCAGCCAGACGACCAGAACCGAGACCAGATAGACCCCCACGCCATAGATCAGGCTGGGCAGCGGATTGGTCATCAGATCCGTCCAGCCCTGCCGCAGCCATGTCAGCGCGGTCTGCCAGGGCAGGTCGCGGGCCATGACATTGGGCACCGGCAGGGGCGGCACGATCTCGGGGATGAGGTCGTGATGGGCGTGGTCATCGGGGGGCGGGGGTCCGTTACGGTCGCTCAGCATGCGGGTTTCGCCGGGCGCAGGGCCGCGACGCCTTCCGTGTTGGGTTGCAGGACGCAGTCGGGGCGCGAGGCGAAGGACACCGCGACCAGATGGATATTGGCACCGATGAAGATGGCAAGGGTCAGCGCCACCGCGCCCCAGGCAAACAGGCGCGGGCCGGTCCAATAGGCGCGGCTGAAGGACTGCGCGGTCATGGTGCGGGCACCGGCGGATTGCCGGCCTGCTGGCCCAGATCCTGGATATACAGCGCCAGGATCTTTCGGTCGGTCTCGGTCAGGCGGGTTTCCCAGGATGGCATCCAGCCCTGACGGCCATCATGAACGGTCTTGAAGATCGCGGCATCATCGCCGCCATAGATCCAGAAATCATCGGTCAGGTTGGGCGCGCCCTGGGTGATGTCGCCGGTGCCGCGCTCGCCATGGCAGCTGGTGCAGTTTTCGGCAAAGATCGCAGCACCTTGTTCCAGCCGCGCGGCGGGCGGGTGATCGGCGCCCGACAGGCTTTGGACGTAATCGGCGACCACGCGGATATCCTCGCGGGGGAGGATGCCGTCGCGGCCAAAGGCCAGCATCTGGCCGAAATGGGTTTCCGGGTGGGTGGTGTTGATGCCGACGCGCAGCGTTTCCATGATGCTGTCGAAATCGCCACCCCACAGCCAGGCCGTGTCGGTCAGGCTGGGAAAGCCGGGGCCGCCCGCCGCATCAGCGCCGTGACAGGCCAGACAGTTATCGCCGTAAAGCTGGTGCCCGGTGGCGCGCACCCG contains:
- a CDS encoding DUF2189 domain-containing protein, with protein sequence MLSDRNGPPPPDDHAHHDLIPEIVPPLPVPNVMARDLPWQTALTWLRQGWTDLMTNPLPSLIYGVGVYLVSVLVVWLLFRLELDYALFPALAGFMVIGPLVANGLYVKSRNLEKGRETSLAEMLFVRPRSFVSTSFMGVILLMLFLLWNRAAVLLWALFFGVRPFPGIDEILPWLFTTPQGWALIVIGGAVGALFAAFSFAISVFAVPMLLEERTDALSALGISMAMVWNNLSVMIAWGAIVLGLFLVCIATGLLGLILVFPLLGHGTWHAYRALRPADRAEGDEPERVFISLA
- the ccoP gene encoding cytochrome-c oxidase, cbb3-type subunit III → MSVKQRDPLTGHQTTGHEWNGITELNTRVPRAVWVSIGVTAVISVIGWVLLPTWPLLNTYTKGLLGADQKAEVTAAVAQANAARADWATQIADLPPGQVLADTALMDRVRATGHQLYGDNCLACHGADAAGGPGFPSLTDTAWLWGGDFDSIMETLRVGINTTHPETHFGQMLAFGRDGILPREDIRVVADYVQSLSGADHPPAARLEQGAAIFAENCTSCHGERGTGDITQGAPNLTDDFWIYGGDDAAIFKTVHDGRQGWMPSWETRLTETDRKILALYIQDLGQQAGNPPVPAP